In Scyliorhinus canicula chromosome 18, sScyCan1.1, whole genome shotgun sequence, a single window of DNA contains:
- the LOC119953270 gene encoding N-acetyllactosaminide beta-1,3-N-acetylglucosaminyltransferase 3-like, whose protein sequence is MRKYLRLFEKAALLCIGVLGLVFLFNHDRPPREIDETPTEVVKATIVRPIRREKQETASLCIGNKTVMGLPKFAEEPQHIKDFLMHKHCREFDLIQNVPGKCGGRNNSHNVFLLLVIKSSPLNYDRREMVRRTWGKERVFQGVQIRTVFITGVAPDQKERKKLNRVLEMENQQHQDILQWNFIDTFFNLTLKQYKLMQWLDDYCPGAQFIFNGDDDVFVHSDNMVEYLQDMNASQHLYVGYLIALVGPIREKWSKYYVSQLVTQNNSYPPYVAGGGILMSRFTAIAIYRAARAIEFLPIDDVFFGKCLEVGGLAPKSHMGFRVNGVKGVTPQDDSFNPCYYRDVLMVHRFQPHEQLLMWEAVHESSLDCARSPQQTD, encoded by the coding sequence ATGAGAAAATATTTACGACTATTTGAAAAGGCTGCGCTGTTGTGCATAGGCGTTCTGGGATTGGTGTTCCTTTTCAACCATGACCGTCCACCACGAGAGATTGATGAAACTCCCACGGAGGTTGTCAAAGCCACCATCGTACGCCCCatcaggagagagaaacaagaaacGGCTTCCTTGTGCATCGGAAACAAAACCGTCATGGGTCTGCCCAAATTTGCTGAGGAGCCTCAGCACATCAAGGACTTCCTAATGCACAAACACTGCAGGGAATTTGACCTCATTCAGAATGTCCCGGGGAAGTGCGGGGGTCGCAATAATTCCCATAACGTCTTCCTGCTTCTGGTGATCAAATCTAGCCCCTTGAATTACGACCGGCGCGAAATGGTGAGGAGGACCTGGGGGAAAGAGCGAGTGTTCCAAGGAGTCCAGATCAGGACGGTCTTCATCACTGGAGTTGCTCCTGaccaaaaagaaaggaagaagctGAATCGGGTATTGGAGATGGAGAACCAGCAGCATCAAGACATCTTGCAGTGGAATTTCATAGACACCTTCTTCAATCTCACTCTCAAGCAGTACAAACTGATGCAGTGGCTGGATGATTATTGCCCCGGGGCCCAATTCATCTTCAATGGAGATGACGATGTCTTTGTCCATAGTGACAATATGGTGGAGTACTTGCAAGACATGAACGCTTCTCAGCACCTGTACGTGGGATATCTCATTGCGTTGGTGGGCCCTATCCGGGAAAAGTGGAGCAAGTATTACGTCTCGCAGTTGGTGACTCAGAAcaattcctatccaccctatgtaGCCGGAGGGGGCATCCTCATGTCCAGGTTCACAGCCATCGccatctaccgtgctgcccgtgccatTGAGTTCCTCCCCATCGATGATGTTTTCTTTGGCAAGTGTCtggaggtgggtggattggcccccAAATCACACATGGGGTTCCGGGTGAATGGAGTGAAAGGGGTGACTCCCCAGGATGACTCGTTCAACCCATGCTATTACCGTGATGTCCTCATGGTACACCGTTTTCAGCCCCACGAGCAGTTGCTAATGTGGGAGGCTGTGCATGAAAGTAGCCTGGACTGTGCTCGGTCACCACAGCAAACTGATTGA
- the LOC119953269 gene encoding N-acetyllactosaminide beta-1,3-N-acetylglucosaminyltransferase 3-like: protein MRNYLRIFEKAALLCIGILGLVFLFNHDRPPREIDETPTEVVKATIVRPIRREKQETASLCIGNKTVMGLPKFDEEPQHIKDFLMHKHCREFDLIQNVPGKCGGRNNSQNVFLLLVIKSSPLNYDRREMVRRTWGKERVFQGVQIKTVFITAVAPDQKERKKLNRVLEMENQQHQDILQWNFIDTFFNLTLKQYKLMQWLDDYCPGAQFIFNGDDDVFVHSDNMVEYLQDMNASQHLYVGYLIGLVGPMREKWSKYYVSQLVTQNNSYPPYVAGGGILMSRFTAIAIYRAARAIEFLPIDDVFFGKCLEVGGLAPKSHMGFRVNGVKGVTPQDDSFNPCYYRDVLMVHRFQPHEQLLMWEAVHESSLDCAQSPQQTA, encoded by the coding sequence ATGAGAAATTATTTACGAATATTTGAAAAAGCTGCGCTGTTGTGCATAGGCATTCTGGGATTGGTGTTCCTTTTCAACCATGACCGTCCACCACGAGAGATTGATGAAACTCCCACGGAGGTTGTCAAAGCCACCATCGTACGCCCCatcaggagagagaaacaagaaacGGCTTCCTTGTGCATCGGAAACAAAACCGTCATGGGTCTGCCCAAATTTGATGAAGAGCCTCAGCACATCAAGGACTTCCTGATGCACAAACACTGCAGGGAATTTGACCTCATTCAGAATGTCCCGGGGAAGTGCGGGGGTCGAAATAATTCCCAAAACGTCTTCCTGCTTCTGGTGATCAAATCTAGCCCCTTGAATTACGACCGGCGCGAAATGGTGAGGAGGACCTGGGGGAAAGAGCGAGTGTTCCAAGGAGTCCAGATCAAGACGGTCTTCATCACTGCAGTTGCTCCTGaccaaaaagaaaggaagaagctGAATCGGGTATTGGAGATGGAGAACCAGCAGCATCAAGACATCTTGCAGTGGAATTTCATAGACACCTTCTTCAATCTCACTCTCAAGCAGTACAAACTGATGCAGTGGCTGGATGATTATTGCCCCGGGGCCCAATTCATCTTCAATGGAGATGACGATGTCTTTGTCCATAGTGACAATATGGTGGAGTACTTGCAAGACATGAACGCTTCTCAGCACCTGTACGTGGGATATCTCATTGGGTTGGTGGGCCCTATGCGGGAAAAGTGGAGCAAGTATTACGTCTCGCAGTTGGTGACTCAGAAcaattcctatccaccctatgtaGCCGGAGGGGGCATCCTCATGTCCAGGTTCACAGCCATCGccatctaccgtgctgcccgtgccatTGAGTTCCTCCCCATCGATGATGTTTTCTTTGGCAAGTGTCtggaggtgggtggattggcccccAAATCACACATGGGGTTCCGGGTGAATGGAGTGAAAGGGGTGACTCCCCAGGATGACTCGTTCAACCCATGCTATTACCGTGATGTCCTCATGGTACACCGTTTTCAGCCCCACGAGCAGTTGCTAATGTGGGAGGCTGTGCATGAAAGTAGCCTGGACTGTGCTCAGTCACCACAGCAAACTGCTTGA